A section of the Flavobacteriales bacterium TMED191 genome encodes:
- a CDS encoding GNAT family N-acetyltransferase, whose product MLTLQIGMTSSIQKKILIIKLWKLSKKIKAILLFHQVVFIYTEMKINKKHNFITKLISSELTYSIRQHVLWPHIKNNQFALDIDKQKDTFHLGVFTNSNLICIGTFVKENNDKIKITNQYRLRAMATNSLYQKKGAGKLLLLEGIQLLKKKKINLLWCSSRLHAIPFYKSLNMKTLDTVYHIENIGPHKTMYLYLNK is encoded by the coding sequence ATGTTAACTCTTCAAATTGGGATGACTTCATCAATACAAAAGAAGATATTAATTATAAAATTATGGAAATTATCAAAAAAAATCAAAGCGATTTTGCTTTTCCATCAAGTAGTATTTATATACACAGAGATGAAAATAAACAAAAAACATAATTTCATAACAAAACTTATATCTAGTGAATTAACATATAGTATAAGACAGCATGTATTATGGCCACACATAAAGAATAATCAATTTGCGCTAGATATAGACAAACAAAAAGACACATTTCATCTTGGAGTATTTACAAATTCTAATTTAATTTGCATCGGAACTTTTGTAAAGGAGAATAATGATAAAATTAAAATCACAAATCAATACAGATTACGTGCCATGGCAACCAATTCATTATATCAAAAAAAAGGTGCAGGCAAACTATTACTATTAGAAGGTATCCAATTATTGAAAAAAAAAAAAATAAATCTATTGTGGTGCTCATCTAGATTACATGCTATTCCTTTTTATAAAAGTTTAAATATGAAGACTTTAGATACAGTTTATCATATTGAAAATATTGGACCACATAAAACAATGTATCTATATTTAAATAAATAA
- a CDS encoding mechanosensitive ion channel family protein — translation MNKILNLMGLESQGIILENTYEAWIWCISIILITILTRRFLATFLINLLFKLINQKKNLTNKFQLRLTQPIKHLILIVGLVFSFEDIFFPKTLNFEIYGLTIDVMLKKVFSLICIIIIIRFCNRIVDYFGEILKKKTEKTESKLDDQLIPFATDSLKIIIIILGGFLIIGNIFNVNITALAAGLGVGGIAIAMASKESLENLFGSFTIFLDQPFTVGDVVSVGQITGVVEKVGFRSTRIRTFDKSLVTVPNKKMIDVELDNLGLRPVRRSKFNLGLTYNTTPEQIKNIVQEIQKMIDDHKMTNNEGRVRFMEFGASSLDIMVLFYVNSSNWDDFINTKEDINYKIMEIIKKNQSDFAFPSSSIYIHRDENKQKT, via the coding sequence ATGAATAAAATATTAAACTTAATGGGTCTGGAGTCACAAGGTATAATTCTAGAAAATACTTATGAAGCATGGATTTGGTGTATTTCTATTATTTTAATTACAATTTTAACAAGACGTTTTTTAGCAACATTTTTGATAAACCTACTATTTAAGTTAATCAATCAAAAAAAGAATCTTACAAATAAATTTCAATTAAGATTAACACAACCAATAAAACATTTAATACTAATTGTTGGATTGGTATTTTCATTTGAAGATATTTTCTTTCCTAAAACATTAAATTTTGAAATTTATGGACTTACAATAGATGTAATGCTTAAAAAAGTATTTTCACTAATATGTATAATAATAATAATCCGATTCTGTAATAGAATTGTCGATTATTTTGGAGAAATACTAAAGAAAAAAACAGAAAAAACAGAATCTAAATTAGATGACCAACTAATTCCATTTGCTACTGATTCCTTAAAAATCATAATAATAATACTAGGAGGATTCCTTATTATTGGAAATATTTTCAATGTAAATATTACTGCACTTGCTGCAGGGCTTGGAGTTGGAGGTATAGCTATCGCTATGGCTTCAAAAGAGAGTTTAGAAAATCTATTTGGATCATTCACAATCTTTCTTGACCAACCTTTTACTGTTGGTGATGTTGTAAGCGTTGGTCAAATTACAGGGGTGGTTGAAAAAGTAGGTTTTAGAAGCACTAGAATTCGGACATTTGACAAAAGCCTAGTTACTGTGCCTAATAAGAAAATGATTGATGTAGAATTAGACAATCTTGGTTTAAGGCCTGTTAGAAGATCAAAATTTAATTTAGGTCTAACATATAATACAACTCCTGAACAAATAAAAAACATTGTTCAAGAAATTCAAAAAATGATCGACGATCATAAAATGACAAACAATGAAGGAAGAGTGCGTTTTATGGAATTTGGAGCAAGTTCCTTAGATATTATGGTTCTATTTTATGTTAACTCTTCAAATTGGGATGACTTCATCAATACAAAAGAAGATATTAATTATAAAATTATGGAAATTATCAAAAAAAATCAAAGCGATTTTGCTTTTCCATCAAGTAGTATTTATATACACAGAGATGAAAATAAACAAAAAACATAA